A part of Myxococcales bacterium genomic DNA contains:
- a CDS encoding NAD(P)(+) transhydrogenase (Re/Si-specific) subunit beta codes for MNEFIIEMIYLLSAVGFFICLKMLSSPKTARLGNFIGSVAMGGAVIATLTANQAAHLMPVLLCMGSGALVGIFSAKRVEMTAMPQMVAIFNGLGGLASVMVAMAEIYRFLHTQTSASFIFSFTTWFSVVVGAVTFTGSIVAYLKLQELISTRALLLKGQRLLSGALFVVILLSLGLLIKNPASIFGFGVLSFVAALLGVLLVLPIGGADMPVVISLLNSYSGLAALAAGFVVHSNILIISGALVGASGVILTRLMCQAMNRSLMNVVFGAFGNALTAASLAEEKPLKEFQPLDAAMLLSQAAKVVIVPGYGLAVSQAQRTLRELSDALKALGVEVSYAIHPVAGRMPGHMNVLLAEADIPYDELFSLEEINGDFESSDVVVIIGANDVVNPSAREDKTSPLYGMPILNADKAKAVIVMKRGRGRGFAGVENPLFTLEQTGLVFGDAKQSLLKVIAALKEV; via the coding sequence ATGAACGAATTTATTATCGAAATGATTTATTTATTATCAGCAGTAGGTTTTTTTATATGTCTCAAAATGCTCTCATCACCCAAGACTGCACGCCTAGGCAATTTTATAGGCTCTGTGGCAATGGGGGGAGCGGTTATAGCCACTCTGACTGCCAACCAAGCTGCACACTTGATGCCAGTTTTGCTTTGTATGGGTAGCGGAGCTTTAGTTGGAATTTTTTCGGCCAAGCGAGTCGAGATGACGGCCATGCCGCAGATGGTAGCTATTTTTAATGGCCTGGGAGGTTTGGCCTCCGTAATGGTAGCTATGGCTGAGATCTATCGCTTCTTGCACACGCAGACTTCAGCGAGTTTTATTTTTAGTTTTACCACGTGGTTTAGTGTGGTTGTGGGGGCTGTTACCTTCACCGGAAGTATTGTGGCTTACTTAAAGTTGCAAGAGCTTATTAGCACTCGCGCTCTTTTGCTCAAGGGGCAGCGCTTGCTGAGCGGAGCGCTTTTCGTAGTGATTCTGCTTAGTCTAGGTCTGCTCATAAAAAATCCTGCCAGTATTTTTGGGTTTGGTGTTTTATCTTTTGTTGCGGCGCTCTTGGGAGTCTTGTTGGTTTTGCCTATCGGTGGTGCTGATATGCCGGTGGTTATATCCTTGCTCAATTCTTATTCAGGTTTGGCGGCGCTGGCTGCAGGATTTGTGGTTCACAGCAACATTCTTATTATTTCAGGCGCACTCGTTGGGGCATCGGGAGTTATTTTGACCCGTTTGATGTGCCAGGCAATGAATCGTTCGTTGATGAATGTGGTCTTTGGAGCTTTTGGCAATGCTCTGACTGCCGCAAGTTTAGCCGAAGAAAAACCGCTCAAGGAGTTTCAGCCGCTTGATGCTGCCATGCTTTTATCGCAAGCAGCAAAAGTAGTGATAGTGCCCGGCTACGGTTTAGCTGTTTCGCAGGCTCAGCGAACGTTACGTGAACTATCTGATGCTCTCAAAGCCTTGGGGGTTGAAGTGAGTTATGCCATTCATCCAGTAGCCGGCAGAATGCCGGGGCATATGAACGTGCTCCTCGCCGAAGCAGATATTCCCTACGATGAACTATTTTCTTTAGAAGAAATTAACGGTGATTTTGAATCGAGTGATGTGGTTGTAATCATTGGTGCCAATGATGTAGTAAATCCTAGCGCGCGAGAAGATAAAACAAGCCCTCTTTACGGAATGCCCATCTTAAATGCAGATAAAGCAAAGGCAGTGATTGTGATGAAGCGTGGTAGAGGACGAGGATTTGCTGGCGTTGAGAATCCACTTTTTACACTTGAACAAACTGGTTTGGTATTTGGTGATGCAAAACAGTCTTTGCTCAAGGTCATAGCAGCGCTCAAAGAGGTTTAA
- a CDS encoding branched-chain amino acid transport system II carrier protein, whose protein sequence is MKFSSIIVYGSAIFAMFFGSGNLVFPLQIGLASGDHWFLAFLGLAISGIILPFLGLFVIKLHNGNYYNFFGQAGILAKHILPLFILSLLGCFGVVPRCITVAHGGFSYLYPNTSLFAFSLVFCALTFIFCLKDQRMISLVGKWLSPALISCLVILILLGIYLSPETINKITPVESFFEGFTTGYQLMDLFAAFFFSSLIFLQIQKELPHNISTKRLLRIAITPSIIGSTMLATVYLGFVYLGAHYSNIIANKDPEMMLPIIANHVMGLMATTFIAFAMVLSCLTTVVALTNIYARYLCNHIKGARYTWILATTIVISFIFSLMDFQGIAKFLVPILEVSYPGIILLTLLDIIAPKMHSTIKSSVFWGATIIMIGVTAFN, encoded by the coding sequence ATGAAATTTTCCTCTATTATCGTTTACGGTTCCGCAATATTTGCAATGTTTTTTGGGTCGGGAAATTTGGTTTTTCCTTTACAAATAGGCCTGGCATCCGGAGACCATTGGTTTTTGGCCTTTTTAGGATTAGCAATTAGTGGAATTATTCTTCCGTTTTTGGGTTTATTTGTCATTAAATTACACAACGGAAACTACTACAATTTTTTTGGTCAGGCTGGAATTCTGGCCAAACATATTTTGCCTTTATTCATTTTATCTCTGCTTGGGTGTTTTGGAGTAGTTCCAAGATGCATAACTGTTGCTCATGGTGGCTTTAGTTACTTATATCCTAATACTTCTTTATTTGCTTTTAGCCTGGTCTTTTGCGCATTAACATTTATTTTTTGCCTTAAAGATCAAAGAATGATCAGTCTTGTTGGGAAGTGGTTGAGTCCTGCTTTGATAAGCTGTTTAGTAATATTAATCTTGTTGGGTATTTATTTATCTCCTGAAACTATCAACAAAATTACTCCCGTAGAATCATTTTTTGAAGGCTTTACAACGGGCTATCAGCTCATGGATCTTTTTGCTGCATTTTTCTTTTCTTCTTTAATATTTCTCCAAATACAAAAGGAACTTCCTCATAATATTTCAACAAAAAGATTACTAAGAATTGCTATTACTCCAAGCATAATAGGCTCTACCATGCTAGCAACGGTATACCTAGGTTTTGTTTATTTAGGAGCTCATTACTCTAATATTATTGCCAATAAAGACCCAGAAATGATGCTCCCTATTATTGCCAACCATGTTATGGGCCTTATGGCCACAACTTTCATAGCTTTTGCTATGGTTCTTTCTTGTCTTACCACGGTTGTTGCATTGACAAACATCTACGCCCGTTATTTATGCAATCATATAAAAGGAGCTCGATACACATGGATACTCGCAACAACGATTGTAATTTCTTTTATATTTTCTCTGATGGATTTCCAAGGAATTGCTAAATTTTTGGTACCCATATTGGAAGTATCTTATCCAGGCATAATTTTACTTACGCTCTTAGATATTATTGCGCCTAAAATGCATAGCACCATTAAAAGCAGCGTTTTTTGGGGAGCAACTATTATTATGATAGGTGTAACGGCGTTTAACTAG
- the gshB gene encoding glutathione synthase has product MKNRGHFKWQKKKAQGIGVVVFYSGKNAMAKKFLYITDPLDSLDIHFDTTLALMAEAASRGIESFACEIGDINVHDGKLHFHAAAVEIAKGYTKVPQYLSSKNNISADEFRVIFMRKDPPVDENFMASLFMLRCYDAEKTLFINDPDALLIANEKLFGQQIASHLYPPTLVSSYKKDLLEFLAQHKKAVFKPLFGAGGSGVLVFEQGDLNVGSALEMLSAAFSRPVMAQAYVEKAREGDKRILLLGGEVLGAVLRVPDKSDHRANFHAGGSAKACKLTQKEYEICSHLRPYLLELGLHFVGIDVIDNFLTEINVTSPTCILQMSEDLPGKVIDYIDHLIA; this is encoded by the coding sequence GTGAAAAATCGAGGTCATTTCAAATGGCAAAAAAAAAAGGCACAAGGGATCGGTGTTGTAGTTTTTTATTCAGGAAAAAATGCGATGGCAAAAAAATTTCTCTATATTACCGATCCCTTAGATAGTCTTGATATACATTTTGATACTACGCTTGCACTTATGGCGGAGGCAGCTTCGCGCGGCATTGAGAGCTTCGCGTGCGAAATTGGCGATATCAACGTGCATGATGGAAAATTGCACTTTCATGCCGCCGCTGTAGAAATCGCTAAAGGCTACACAAAAGTCCCACAATATTTATCCAGCAAAAATAATATCAGTGCCGATGAGTTTCGTGTAATCTTCATGCGCAAAGATCCTCCGGTGGATGAAAATTTTATGGCAAGCCTTTTCATGCTTCGCTGCTATGACGCCGAAAAGACACTGTTTATTAATGATCCGGATGCTCTTCTCATTGCTAATGAAAAATTATTTGGCCAACAAATTGCTTCGCACCTTTATCCGCCCACTTTGGTTTCTTCATACAAAAAAGATCTGCTCGAATTTTTGGCTCAACACAAAAAAGCTGTTTTTAAGCCACTCTTTGGGGCTGGAGGAAGCGGGGTTTTGGTTTTTGAACAAGGCGACCTTAATGTTGGTTCTGCCTTAGAAATGCTCAGTGCAGCGTTTAGTCGGCCAGTGATGGCTCAGGCCTATGTAGAAAAAGCCCGCGAAGGTGATAAACGAATTTTACTGCTTGGTGGAGAAGTGTTGGGAGCTGTTTTGCGAGTGCCAGATAAAAGTGATCATAGAGCTAATTTTCACGCGGGTGGAAGTGCCAAAGCTTGCAAACTTACTCAAAAAGAATATGAAATATGCTCTCATCTTAGGCCTTATCTGCTGGAGTTAGGCTTACATTTTGTAGGAATCGATGTAATCGATAATTTTTTGACTGAAATCAATGTCACCAGTCCGACCTGTATCTTACAAATGTCAGAGGATTTACCCGGCAAAGTTATTGATTATATTGATCACCTTATTGCCTAA
- the speA gene encoding biosynthetic arginine decarboxylase: MKTKWTIQDSLEHYLISRWGQPFFSINEKGNLICTPKKNVSDSIDIKELLDDLQKRGLKPPLLIRFNDILASQVESLGMSFRTCIKDYSYNASYRTVMPIKVNQQRHVVEQLVKNGAAFNLGLEAGSKPELLVAMALLEKDSGLLICNGYKDEDYIETALHAERLGIPTVLVLDRFAELYKVIEVSKRLGIKPRIGIRAKLAARGKGRWVESSGDRSKFGLSIREIMQAIEILKNANMLECLNLLHFHIGSQITSIRSIKNAMRETAHLYCGLRALGCTGLDHVDVGGGLAIDYDGSQSDFHSSMNYSMQEYANDVVSVLQDICDELEQPHPHIISESGRALVSHHAVLIFDVLGVNELGGKNAKAIHKPNEEDHTILHTMHEAYASVSAKNVQECFNDIVAAKEESVALFSHGVISVEERARVDELFWATCKKIQKLVATLPYVPEDLDTLNKLLSDTYYCNFSVFQSIPDAWAVDQLFPIMPIHRLNEKPTHEAILADLTCDSDGKIDQFIDLRDVKRTLSLHEFNEEEPYFLGAFLIGAYQETLGDLHNLFGDTSAVHVSLGSDGRYRLEHVVVGDTVSDVLSYVEYDCRELLRRMRDSSERAVRRGRMTIEQSAQLMKRYEEGLSGYTYLV, from the coding sequence ATGAAAACTAAATGGACAATTCAAGACAGCCTTGAGCACTATCTCATTTCACGCTGGGGACAGCCTTTTTTTTCTATCAATGAAAAAGGCAACCTTATATGCACTCCCAAAAAAAATGTATCCGACTCGATCGATATCAAAGAGCTTCTAGACGACTTACAAAAGCGTGGCCTTAAACCACCATTGCTCATACGATTCAACGATATTTTGGCATCACAAGTTGAATCTTTAGGCATGAGCTTTAGAACGTGTATTAAGGATTACAGTTACAACGCCAGTTATCGCACGGTAATGCCCATAAAAGTGAACCAGCAACGACATGTAGTTGAACAACTTGTAAAAAATGGTGCTGCTTTCAATCTTGGTTTAGAGGCTGGCTCCAAACCTGAGCTTCTGGTAGCCATGGCACTGCTGGAAAAAGATAGCGGATTGCTTATCTGCAATGGCTATAAAGACGAAGATTATATTGAAACTGCGCTACATGCTGAACGTTTGGGCATTCCAACCGTGTTGGTACTCGATCGATTTGCTGAACTCTATAAAGTAATCGAAGTAAGCAAACGTTTAGGCATAAAACCACGTATTGGCATTCGTGCCAAACTTGCCGCGCGAGGCAAGGGGCGCTGGGTAGAATCTTCGGGAGATCGCAGCAAGTTTGGTTTGTCCATACGCGAAATCATGCAAGCCATAGAGATTCTAAAAAATGCCAATATGCTCGAATGCTTAAATCTTCTCCACTTTCATATAGGTTCTCAGATAACAAGCATTCGCTCCATAAAAAATGCCATGCGTGAGACAGCTCATCTCTACTGTGGCCTTCGTGCTTTGGGTTGTACAGGTTTAGACCATGTTGATGTTGGTGGCGGTCTTGCCATCGATTATGATGGTTCGCAAAGCGACTTTCATTCATCCATGAACTATTCCATGCAAGAATACGCCAACGATGTTGTAAGCGTCCTTCAAGATATCTGCGACGAGTTGGAACAACCTCATCCTCATATTATTTCCGAATCAGGACGTGCTTTGGTTTCACATCACGCCGTTTTAATTTTTGATGTCTTGGGAGTTAATGAGTTGGGTGGCAAAAATGCCAAGGCCATTCACAAACCCAATGAAGAAGACCACACCATTCTTCATACCATGCATGAAGCCTACGCCAGCGTCAGCGCTAAAAATGTGCAAGAATGCTTCAACGATATTGTTGCGGCTAAAGAAGAAAGTGTCGCGCTTTTTAGTCACGGCGTCATTTCTGTGGAAGAACGGGCACGAGTTGATGAACTTTTTTGGGCAACTTGTAAAAAAATTCAAAAACTAGTGGCGACCCTGCCTTATGTTCCTGAAGATCTCGACACACTTAACAAACTGCTGAGTGACACCTACTATTGTAACTTCAGTGTTTTCCAATCGATTCCAGATGCATGGGCGGTTGATCAATTATTCCCCATCATGCCCATACACCGACTCAATGAAAAACCTACCCATGAAGCGATTTTGGCAGATCTCACCTGCGATTCAGACGGCAAAATTGATCAGTTCATTGATCTAAGGGATGTAAAAAGAACCCTAAGCCTTCATGAATTCAATGAAGAGGAGCCTTATTTTTTGGGAGCATTTTTGATCGGAGCCTATCAAGAAACTTTGGGCGACCTACATAATTTGTTTGGCGATACCAGCGCGGTACATGTTTCCTTGGGCTCAGACGGCAGATATCGCCTAGAACATGTTGTGGTCGGTGATACCGTAAGCGATGTGCTAAGTTATGTGGAATACGATTGCCGCGAACTTTTGCGCCGCATGCGCGACTCAAGCGAGCGGGCTGTACGCCGTGGGCGGATGACTATAGAGCAATCTGCTCAACTCATGAAGCGTTACGAAGAAGGGCTTTCTGGCTATACCTATCTCGTTTAA
- a CDS encoding thiolase family protein gives MNNVAILSAVRTPIGRGGRGVFKNTRPDELGAATIKEAIKRAQVEEAEIEDVIFGCAMPEAEQGMNVARIMSLRAGLPVEVSAATINRFCASGLHAVADVAKSIELGQISVGIGGGVESMSMLPMGGHKPSANPYLMENFPGVYLSMGLTAEEVASKFAISRERQDEFSLLSHQKACAAIKNGLMREEIVGITIKKYDGSGESEYVIDTDEGPRSDTTMGALSALKPVFKKDGTVTAGNSSQVSDGAASVVLMHKEQAQKSKKNIRGFFRAFVTAGVDPTIMGVGPVPAVKKLLAVTGLSISDIDVFELNEAFAAQAVYSIGELKLDPQKVNPYGGAIALGHPLGCTGARQVATILHYMEKNKLKYGICTMCVGGGMGAAGLIERA, from the coding sequence ATGAATAATGTAGCAATTTTATCAGCAGTTCGAACTCCCATCGGTCGAGGAGGGCGTGGGGTTTTTAAAAATACTCGCCCAGATGAGCTTGGGGCTGCAACAATAAAAGAGGCAATAAAACGTGCGCAAGTTGAAGAGGCAGAAATTGAAGATGTGATCTTTGGTTGTGCTATGCCAGAAGCAGAGCAAGGCATGAACGTAGCCAGAATCATGAGTTTGCGTGCAGGCTTACCTGTGGAAGTGTCGGCGGCAACCATAAATCGCTTTTGTGCGAGCGGTCTGCATGCTGTAGCTGATGTAGCAAAATCTATTGAACTTGGTCAAATCAGTGTTGGTATTGGTGGTGGCGTTGAGTCTATGTCCATGCTTCCTATGGGAGGCCACAAACCAAGTGCAAACCCTTATCTTATGGAAAATTTTCCTGGGGTATATTTATCGATGGGGCTTACGGCTGAAGAAGTGGCGAGTAAGTTTGCCATTAGCCGCGAGCGTCAGGATGAATTTTCTTTGTTGAGCCATCAAAAGGCCTGTGCGGCCATTAAAAATGGTTTGATGCGTGAAGAAATCGTTGGAATCACAATTAAAAAATATGATGGTTCGGGTGAATCTGAATATGTAATTGATACCGATGAAGGACCACGAAGCGACACTACAATGGGCGCATTGTCAGCATTAAAGCCTGTTTTTAAAAAGGATGGAACAGTGACTGCAGGAAATTCATCTCAGGTGAGTGATGGCGCAGCATCTGTGGTACTTATGCATAAAGAACAGGCTCAAAAGAGCAAGAAAAATATCCGAGGATTTTTTCGGGCCTTTGTAACGGCCGGAGTAGATCCTACCATTATGGGAGTTGGTCCAGTGCCCGCTGTAAAAAAATTGCTTGCTGTAACTGGATTGTCCATCAGTGACATTGATGTCTTTGAACTCAATGAGGCTTTTGCTGCTCAGGCAGTTTACTCTATTGGCGAGCTAAAACTAGATCCGCAAAAAGTTAATCCTTATGGCGGAGCTATTGCTTTAGGACATCCATTAGGGTGCACCGGAGCTCGCCAAGTAGCAACCATTCTGCACTACATGGAAAAGAATAAGCTAAAATATGGCATTTGTACTA
- a CDS encoding NAD(P) transhydrogenase subunit alpha, with the protein MKTVGVVRERNNQESRVSLVPASVGDIIKTGASVVVEKNAGLRAGYGDSEYEKFGATILENRADVFKAADVILAVDGSDFTPEDEVAGKLLLALFDPYFNRSLLDSLQKRKASIVALELIPRISRAQSMDVLSSQANLAGYVAVISAAQRLNKVMPLFMTAAGTIKPARVLIVGAGVAGLQAIATAKRLGAVVFAYDVRSAVKEQVGSLGAKFVEINLDESGEGEGGYAKSLSEASLLKQRSMLTDFAKDCDIIITTAQIPGKTAPRLLDTRLLSQVKPGSVIVDMAAKTGGNIEGSIVDQWLQIDNAWLYGADNLARHVAKDASFAMSKNICSLLNLFLSQGFSLKDEIIMHSTICHEGRWTHQAFGAIEKDEQ; encoded by the coding sequence ATGAAAACCGTGGGAGTAGTTCGGGAACGAAACAATCAAGAAAGCCGAGTAAGTTTAGTGCCGGCTTCTGTTGGCGATATTATCAAGACTGGCGCTTCGGTGGTGGTAGAAAAAAATGCTGGACTGCGAGCAGGTTATGGCGACAGCGAATATGAAAAGTTCGGAGCAACAATCTTAGAAAATCGTGCTGATGTTTTTAAAGCAGCAGATGTCATTCTTGCGGTTGATGGCAGTGATTTTACACCAGAGGATGAAGTAGCCGGTAAATTATTGCTCGCTCTGTTCGATCCATATTTTAATAGGTCTTTGCTGGATTCTCTGCAAAAACGTAAGGCAAGCATAGTAGCTTTAGAGCTAATTCCTCGTATTTCTCGTGCCCAGAGTATGGATGTGCTCAGTTCTCAAGCTAATCTTGCGGGTTATGTGGCAGTGATTAGTGCGGCACAGCGTCTCAATAAGGTGATGCCGCTCTTCATGACAGCAGCAGGTACCATAAAGCCTGCTCGCGTATTGATTGTTGGCGCTGGTGTTGCGGGATTGCAAGCCATTGCGACTGCCAAGCGTTTGGGGGCGGTCGTTTTTGCCTATGATGTTCGCAGCGCTGTAAAAGAGCAGGTAGGAAGTTTAGGTGCAAAATTTGTTGAAATTAATCTCGATGAATCTGGAGAAGGAGAAGGCGGTTACGCAAAGAGTTTATCCGAGGCTAGTCTTTTAAAACAGCGTTCTATGCTGACAGATTTTGCCAAAGATTGCGACATTATTATTACCACTGCTCAGATTCCTGGAAAAACAGCGCCGCGTCTGCTTGATACGCGTTTATTAAGTCAGGTTAAACCTGGTTCTGTAATTGTGGATATGGCTGCTAAGACTGGCGGAAATATTGAAGGGAGTATTGTAGACCAATGGCTACAGATAGATAATGCATGGCTTTACGGTGCAGATAATTTAGCACGGCATGTTGCCAAGGATGCAAGTTTTGCCATGAGTAAAAATATATGCTCTTTGCTTAATTTATTTTTGTCTCAAGGTTTTAGTTTGAAAGATGAAATCATTATGCACAGCACTATTTGTCACGAAGGTCGTTGGACGCACCAAGCATTTGGCGCAATAGAAAAGGATGAGCAATGA
- a CDS encoding glutaredoxin: MENIVIYSINNCAYCDAAKNLLKNNSLAFNEINLSTDPEGRLNLVAKTGQRTMPQIFIGEKFIGGYTELKAYLQSTR; the protein is encoded by the coding sequence ATGGAAAATATCGTAATCTACAGCATTAACAATTGCGCTTACTGCGATGCTGCTAAAAATTTGCTCAAAAATAATTCGCTTGCCTTTAATGAAATCAATCTCAGCACAGACCCAGAAGGCCGCCTCAATCTTGTAGCCAAAACTGGGCAAAGAACCATGCCACAAATTTTTATCGGCGAAAAATTTATCGGTGGCTACACCGAACTCAAAGCCTACCTTCAAAGCACACGATAA
- a CDS encoding PilZ domain-containing protein has protein sequence MSKKADIPQPGEAKASEQKPTRHLRAPIEIRIEVTLGPQSFTATSRNLAIGGVSFETLEELSVGDQVNILLYIPVSKDIELLKISSEVVWSEDQSGSWMVGAKFVKFAPGDQKRLREWLLECVRAIKAGKPIV, from the coding sequence ATGAGTAAAAAAGCTGATATTCCACAACCAGGCGAAGCAAAAGCAAGTGAGCAAAAGCCTACCAGGCACTTAAGAGCCCCTATTGAAATTCGTATTGAAGTGACCTTAGGACCGCAATCCTTTACTGCAACCTCGAGAAATTTAGCGATCGGTGGTGTTAGTTTTGAAACTCTAGAAGAATTGAGTGTTGGCGATCAAGTTAACATTCTGCTCTACATCCCTGTGAGCAAAGATATTGAACTCCTCAAAATTTCTTCAGAAGTAGTGTGGTCAGAAGATCAAAGTGGTTCATGGATGGTGGGAGCAAAATTTGTCAAATTTGCCCCTGGAGATCAAAAACGCCTAAGAGAATGGTTGCTTGAATGCGTGCGAGCTATTAAAGCCGGAAAGCCGATTGTTTAA
- a CDS encoding NAD(P) transhydrogenase subunit alpha: MSEFSLNELSLGLYVLVLASFIGFEIISKVPTMLHTPLMSGSNAISGIILLGALVVASESTSELGSYIAYGAIFLATINVVGGFWVTDRMLGMFRAKKGG, encoded by the coding sequence ATGAGTGAATTTTCTTTGAACGAGCTTAGTTTAGGACTTTATGTCCTTGTATTGGCGAGCTTTATTGGTTTTGAAATCATATCAAAAGTACCGACTATGCTTCATACGCCACTTATGTCGGGTTCAAATGCTATCTCTGGCATAATTTTGTTGGGAGCTTTAGTGGTTGCTTCCGAAAGCACGAGTGAGCTAGGAAGTTATATTGCCTATGGTGCCATATTTTTGGCCACTATCAATGTTGTCGGTGGATTTTGGGTCACCGATCGCATGCTCGGTATGTTTCGCGCTAAAAAGGGTGGTTGA